Below is a genomic region from Periplaneta americana isolate PAMFEO1 chromosome 7, P.americana_PAMFEO1_priV1, whole genome shotgun sequence.
CTGTGAAATATTTAAGACACTTTGTCATATTAAACTGATAAAATGTAGAACAGTTTGAGGGATATACGAAAACACAGTTTAGGTGTGTCTATTGACGtcattaaaaattaatctttattcaTGTTAAAAATTGAGTTTCCAAGTGTGTCTTAAATGTTGACAGGTACTGCCAGCTCCAGAGCCAGCCAGCAGGTCTCAAGCATCGCACTCCCACAGTCACAGGAGAACGGAATCTTGCGACGAGAGCCGTAGATATCCTGCAGCCATCAGGACTAGCTTTGCTCAGCTGGACGACGCAACGAGCATCACTCCACCTCCATCGGCAGGACCTGGGACATCTCTTACCGTAAACCCAATCACCAACAGCATAATAAACCCGACGTCTTCACCTCAGAGTGTCGCTCAACTTACAGCTTCACCGCGTCAGCGCAACCGCATCAGGACGAACCCCTGGCTCCCCTCCAGCACTCCTTCCAACTCTTCAGCTATCAGTACTAACAGCTCCACATCGAGCAGCAACAATGCTGCCAACTTCAAGACGAGGGCTGTTCCTGAGATAGGAGAATCTTCTACCAATATTAGCTCTTGCTCGTCTGGTACCGGGTGCAAACACACCCAGACGATGCAAGGAGAGTCATCTTCCTCGTATGGTAGTGGAAGCGATGTAACATTACCCAGGAAACAACCGCTTCAGCAGCAAACCATGGCCAAAGATGGTGAACACATttcagaagaaaatgtgaggagcaGCCCGTAAGTATCTGCTAACGATTTTCATTGAGGATCAGTATACAGTatgttattatatattttcagCTATACCGGTACTCTATAGttagatacacaatacaacaACGCATTTGCCTCGTTGGAATGTGTCCatttaagaagaaaaagaagaagaagaagaagaagaggttgTGTTATTTATGTTTACACAAGTTACAAAACCATTGAAACAGTgtgttaaattgaataatttattcaaaattttcaagtctgcttcacagggagctttacctgaaagctaagtttgcataatatttacgttactataggtacgttaacagaaaatcacaatttcaagtcacacagagtttgtgtgcactcgatgtgggtttctggcatctcgTCAGCCCagttgaggtgtgtggatataagaggaaaaattgagactgtttcgggtggagttcctgcgtagctcagtcggtagagcgctggtgcgttcagccagaggtcccgggatcgataaccagtctcggaataatttttcccttaaaattattcaagtctgcttcacagggaactttacctgaaagctaggtttgcattgtgtgttaaattattaaacaaGTGACGAGAAACACGTTCAATTCTCGATAAGAAGAAACGTTGTCCGACCTGTAAACACAACTTGTACGACTTCTTCAGTAGGTAAGTTACAACGAGGAAAATGTGTTTTAGTTATGCATCAAACTATGGTTGAAAATACGTATTCTCAATACAGCACTAAGCTAAGAAaggggagaaaaaaaattaaaacaaattttacctACAGACAACCTGTAGCTTATGCTCTTGCTGATTTCTTTATGATGTGGAATGTGTTATATTCTGTAAGGTTTAACTATTAACTTTTGAATAGTGCCAGGTTCAGTGAATTGATGCTTAATAGAAAATGTGCCTCGCACTGGAACCTTCATATTTAAGTATGAACCAAAATTTCAAAATGACAAGATAACAAGTTATTAGAGTAAGTTAACGcagtttaaattatttcatattgtaaCAATTAATTGTTCTTCAACACACATGgtttatatagcctacagagtagaagtaaaataatcctgcagattgaaagggatggtAGGATATACTTAAAAGAATAGAAAACATATAtttcgttttgtgattaaatgcacggttaatttgaaaattaagtctgcattctggcaacatcgccactaTCATAGTCGTCTTTCTTCccgtaataaagatgtaagaggtcaacgactTAGGTCTGTCTCTGTACGCGAGTCTCCCTTTCTCGCTACGAcattgcaatctgctcgcattgTTCAGTgccttgaaattagtggtttttaaattaaatttacacgaaagccgttcacgctattgaaatatgccagagggataatgattatttatttgattttctgtcgatatggagaaaaatcacgattctactcgtaatagttaccgaataagagggtgttaaacatttgggtgGGAggggaacaattttttttttcggagaacactatgaactttccaccaatatgatattacacttatctgttacatacaacatgagctatttactctgaaaatctgcagggttatttcacttccatcctgtacagGCCTACAAATATGCAGAGCagtcctatgcagaccggtcccaggCAGTCTTGTTCCATTGTTTTGTACTGTATGACTGTAGTGGGAGCACCCATTCCGAGGAAACTAAGCGACATTTTTGTCGACAGTATCGATCCTCAGTAACATTTGAACCCGTCTTTCGATCTCACAGattaaaatgttatgttgttGCATTTATTGTTCATGCTGATGGTTCAGTATTCTCAAAAACATCGTGTGTTCATTTATAATATCAATAAAAATGTAggattcagagctgcactcgggcatttgttcgatttccgcttgggctttCCTCAAttaagtcgaatgtcaggtaatctttggcgaatcctcgaccaaAATACCAtcccactatcaccaattccatcgacgctaaataacctagtagttaatacagcgtcgttaaatagcaaaCTAAAAAAATTGTGCCAAACAAAATTTAGGAGAAAATTCCAGTGTTTCAGTGTTTCACAAATTTACTGTTCAGCAACTCGTTAAGAAATTGTTTACCGGtacttaataaaatgaaattataaatttgtgaatagaatgagtaaataaataagtgtatttttttttcagttctgaaCTGGAAATGTGCATATTGAATATTTTACAATCTCCGTTTCTTTTCAAGATTTCGCTGATCATTCAAATTTCtgtttattaaaattatgaactAACCTGTTCGTCCCTTGCATATGACCAAtgagggaagtggggaaaaaaccagaggcagTATGCTACTccaagattttcccctggcataTCTCGATTAAAAAAAGGCATTGCCTACCTCCTTCCTTATAACATACATATACATGATGTATGCAATAAATtatttcgtgcagtcagtaacgcgaatctttgaagcttacgcaacacattacattttttaataaaataatttcaagttacttcactTAATTgctagtgggggggggggggaatggtcTAAAGAATAGCcgattattttgcaatgtccattgagacttatcatttaaaataatattaaagcttcaaagtgccttacttaattataaataaaaagtgcaacaacaacaaaaatgacagtcactaaattggcaacaatggccaccataAGCTGTAgatcacagccttctatacttggaAGCATTCCAAGAGTTGatttatcaaataaacgtgtctaaatacacgttgaatacagctcctgaAGGCTGCGGTATAGATTTACGAAGTAGACAGTACTCTTTGTTGTGAAGAAATGtgtaaacaaatttttacatactatcacattttttcagtgatggtatgtcatttttcattaACGGTATgtcttctggccatagaaaccagtgactGTATTCCATACCGgtgcataccgtctcacttccctcactgcatATGACCACTCACTGCTCGCCAACAGATTTTTTTAGGTAGAGGATGGAGTTGGGGCAGCTCTGCATAGGAAAACACAGTACAGCTACGTTCATGGAGACTCACTATAGTCTGAAGTAGTATATATTTTCCATtcgacaaatttaatttcgtacaGTTACTCTGGTGTTAACTTGCTCTTGTGGTCCTGCAAGTGAGATATCACATAAAAATGAACAAGTTTTCAATTACAGGCATCTCCGTGGATGGTGTCACACTCCCCCTGGAGACAGTAACGCTTCTGGCAGTAATTCTTCATGCAAACATCATCGAGGAAGCGTGTgttcatcatcatcctcgtcaTCAAGTTCTCATACAGCTAACAACTATTCCCACAGCAACACTAGTGATATGTCCGATGATGACCTGACATTAAatgaaatgctagggaagtatgACGAGAGCTACATTTATGAGAAAGAAACAGACATTTTGAGTGACAGTGATCCAACAGACTGTGAGGAAGATTATGGCGAAACAGACTTCGATACAGGGCAAGACGGCGGTGACGAAAGAGAGCCTCAAGAGGATGAAGAATTGGATTTTATTGATAATGGGTCGTACTTGGAATTAAATCCTTTGGATTTAGATGATGGTACCGACAAATCTTCAAGTTCTGCCAAAGGCCTTGTAAATAAAGGGCATTGCACATACCACATGCCACATTCGGGAACTGAATTCGTAAGGAAATCAACTACTCGATTTCGTGAGTCATTTCTGAGGCGTTCTAGTGCTCGCCGACATGGCGTCAAAGATGAAAATGTCAGTAGAAGTCCCGGCCCTTCTTCCCGAAGAGCCAGTGTAAGAAGGTTTAACAATGAAGAAGGTCTAAACAGAAGAGTTTCGCGAGATGGAAGTAGACACCGCAGGCATCATGAGCCAAGTAGCAATAGTGGTACAGCAGCCAATAACACAGGGCCATTGAACCACACGCTAGCTGGAAATTCATCTTCAAGATCATCCAGCGAGAAAAGAAAAATTCGATGCTCATTACGTCGAAATTGTAATGTTAGAGGAGTGCCAAATAAAAATGTTCCTCCACCAGTTGTAAACAACAATGGAATCACATTCAATTCGAAAGAGAAAATCAGTATTGTTGAAGCTGAAAATGCAGGCGTGTATAATTTGAATCGTATTTTGATGCAGAAGATGTTGTTACATGTCAATGGAAGTGGATCCAGAAGTGCCGGAAATACACCTGTATCACTAAGGAAGAAAATAATCAATGACGATACTAGAAGAAAAGTTCTTTCTCCTTCTAGACTAAAGCCTCGGATCGAAGATAATAGGCTCAAATGGGATATAGATAAAAACCAAAACACTAATGATGTACAAACATCTCCAATGAGAGAGAACGTAATAAAGAAACGCTCCTATTCTATAAGTTGTGGTACAAGAAGTGAAGAATTTCGAAAGGGAATTCCAACTTCAACatatttaacaacattttcaTCTGAGATAGCCCTCATAGAAGCAGATAAAGAAGCAGATCGTAAGTACAAGGAACTTATTTTAGAAGCTGAACACATTTTGGTTAGTATGAAGGAAAATTCTTCAGAAAAGTGCTTCAATTTTATTGTTCCTCCACCACCACAGGAGTTTAACAGTAAAGAGTCGAATGATAACTGTGTAAATGAAAATGGGAATACAGTTACAGGAACCAAAGATGTCGATGGAGACACTACAGAATTATCCTGTGAAAATAGAAACAATGTCATAAAGCCAGCAATAATGAATAAAACATTCAATTCTCCGAAAAGAGTTTTAGATGAAAACAGGCGCACTTCAAGAAGAGAAAAGGAACAGAACGTTAATCGGACCAATTCTCCGTCGAAAAGAATTGTCACTGAAGGAAAACGATCATGTGAGTTTAACAGGAGAGGAAGGTTGAAGACTCCGGAAGGACTGATCCACGCATCAAGCTCATCCTCAACAGATTCTGACGGTTCGATCACACCCAAGAAGTCTCCCACTCTGCCTCCCACAGTTCCTGTACAGACAGCTCAGCAACGACCTCCACTGGTCACCTTCCGATCCATTGACCTGGGTAATGAGTTAGGAGGCTCTGGCTACTGTCCTCAGAGTGAGCCTGTGAAGAGGAAGGTGTACACTTGCAGCTCTACTTTCGATCGCCTTCAGAAGTCGCTTGAGAAGAGTCATCATCAAGCATCCCTTCGTCTCAAAGCTGAAAGAGAGGACAGAAACGATGATAAAGGTAAGATTAACTTTTTACTTCGTATCCTTAGTGATTGGAATGCTCGTCTCACGCTCTGAAGCTGCACTTAGACATGAACTCGAatcccgcttgaactgattatGGTACCTGATTGGGTatttttcgaagttttccccaactgtaaggcgaatataagGTAATTACATCGAGAAATgacatctcactatcaccaatttcactgaTACTAGATAATcgtctattcgcttcttttctcttcgtcgtaatgtccgtgcttctgccacacttcacacaaagcacttcactagtctcttccttagttctgtttccagaggtccccagaagatgctcctttttctattaaaagcttctttggtcattgctatcttccttttacttcttggcagcagctcgtgttactgcttatagtacaccccaagtatttgaagctgtcctcttgctctactgtttcatttagaattcacaagtttccCTTCTCTATTTTTCCTCCTataaccatgctcttcgtcttatttgcgtttatcttcatcctatattgttcacagctgtcatttagctccattagcatatctcttttagtatcatctcctcttttgctaacaacggtgtatcatcagcaaatcttatatggattataaatatttttggtcctagagaattatctgttatggttaataTTTGTTAATGACGGAGAGTCCTGCTCGAACAAGTCACTCATAAGAGTGCATGTGCTCCTTGtatgatgatataatatatgtcgaacatggagtaaggccactaagggaaaaaaaccaaaggagaaagattcgatccagtgctgtggattgagcctcggcgtagctcagtggtagagcactcaGTGCAAAGAACTGGGGGTCCCGGATTTGATCCTTGGTactggagcgaatttttgtccttcattaacaaaaattgaaaattattgtcaATTTAACAAAGTTCGGTCCTTCCAATAAGATTGTCCCATTCCACTTTGCCTAGGTACCTACAGCAGTTATCGCAATTTCGTGAGCATTGCCCTCCATGATTAAGTTCTGCCCCCCAAGTGCCCTTCCAAATTAAAAACTCTGCACTGTCACTGCAATTACCTCCCATAGTTTCTCATCAATGTTAGACTCAACTCACACGATCGACAACTTTGTGATTATTTTGCAGTTTGTGTGTACAGGTTGTGCTGTCAGCAGAACCGACCACATGCGGACTTCTTTTTTGTGGTCACTTGAAGTCCATATGACCACTGACAACCACACTGCAAGCTTGCTATTTGCCAAGAAAGCAtctatcgtttccaaggataTGGTTTAAAAGCATCTGTTGTTTGTAAGGATACGGTGCAGTGGCGAGTGGTTGGCATGTGGTCGGCGTGTCGCACATGTGAGTTGTGCTCGACTATTGACAGCGACAATTCTGCAGTTGTGCTGTGAGTGATACCGATGTCTCACAACCACAGACGTcgacaatgacttcagtttgtgGTCCGTGCGAGTTAGCATCATTTGTTTTCATATAATTCAATACTAATTCCTGACCATCCACAGCACAACCACACATaactgcaaaataatcgcaaagttgtCAGCCGTATGAGTTGAACCTTACTGTAAGACTCTGTGATCTTGAATAGAATAAAGGTTTCATATTGAACCAATCACTTGAACTAAGAAGTgtaaatatttagaataattaaaaataaaaactaacactTCTCTGTCTTACTGTATTCTAGGACGAACTGAAGGAGACAGCAGACGTGATAGTCTGAAAGAGAAGCTCGAAAGGTTGAGACGAGAGAGACTGGAGGTGGAGGCTAAGGTACGAGAAGCTCAGGAAGAAGAAAGACAGCGCTTGGATGACAAGGCCCAATGCCAGCGTCAGCTGTCCCTTTTCCGACGGCAGATGCTTGTCCACACTATTGAAGGTCTTAAAAGAAGTTTGGAAGATCAGTCGGCTAAACTTCAGGAAACATACAACCAACAGGAACAGCAGCAGTCCTCAGAAGAAGAGGACATATGTCGAACACATTCCACGAGCAGTTCAAGCAGTAATAAAGAATGTCAGACACAGAACCAGAACTCGGCAGAATAAACTAGTATGGTACCATTTTAATTGAGGTTTATACAAACATCTGGAGAaacaaaataatctactaaataataaaagttttgttgttATTTCTTCTGTAATGATGTTGATATAGCTGCAAgcgaatttttctttttaatcattCAGATGTTTCTATACAATCTTAAAGTTTCTCTTCAGGGCATGAAAACCTTGTGCTTTAACTTATAATTTAATTCCATCCATTAGCTCATTAGTCCAAATCAGGCAATGGGCTCAATCTATAGTTTGTGGGAGTCTATGTCAATGTGGTAATAGGCCTGTGACTCAggattaataataaattgattcaCCTTACTCAAAAGATGGCATAATATGGCTAAATGACTACTCAGTTTCTTTAGTTGTCAAACAACTTCCATAATAGATTAATATTCCAGcgattataataatagtaatattacaaCAGACAACAAAAATGCAGTTTCTGTTGAGTTGCTAATCTGGTGCGATATAAGTTCATGTACTACATAAGTAAATGATTtgcaattattttaacatattagtgaaccacataaccaatgctaaccatacatacaataacataaatgcggacatggaaatcctacacatacaacccaagaaccaaaaactcaacacactagaacaatacgaaatatataaacacactaaaacacaccccgatcaaattctcaacacacagatcaatttcagtacacacacactatttgactccacttttcaacacctttcaacaatcaaacgcacccacataacaggcagagaagtttgaAATGAcactgagatctagtaggctctgatgatggtgtgtgaagcaccgaaacagctgtaagccgcacaaacttacataattaacacgagtaagtccactagttaattaattaattatattcaagtgttaaaagtactgtACACAAGAATCAAAATGGATTATAATTATAGATACTGGTAATTCTTCCTTGAAAGTAATATCAAATTTGGATAGACTAATTGTTTAAGAATTTGTTCATGAGATACAAATAAAACATACGCCCATTCCCGAATCACAAATTTCAGATAGGTATTCTaagatatttgttttccaaatctCTTTAGCCCTCACACTGTGCTTTGATGCAAAAGAAAATCGTTTTTAGTGCATGGTTATACCACTCGTCAATTAGTAATATCTGTACAGCAATGAAACGGTACTGGGCACCTCTATTCAAACATGTTTCAGCTCATTCAGCATCTGATAGCCATTGTCGACAATAAAGTTTTGTATGTGTTAAGCCAACTTACATACATCTATCAGAACATGCATGAACGGATGCAATCATGTGGTATAGATTATATCTTCAGCCCGACATAGGATTTCCGAAttggacgaaaaaaaaaaagtgtactgGACTATCTTTGTCCTTATTTGGCTACTTATTTTTCTATTCGGATACTTGCAACTTTTTTGACTGCACAATTCTGCAAAACCAAAAAATTGTATCATTCATAAGTTGATATTAAATTTCATAAGACAATAGCCAGCTGGCAATGTTATAAATGTTACCCTATCTAACGTTATTTAATGCTAGgtcaaatttcctatttttaacaGACTGTGCACTATACTAGCCAGTCCTTAATAGTGGACCTCGTCAATTTTGTATTCAGAAAACGATGAAAAGAAAGTATGAAAATCCTTTCGTGTGGTAGGAAAGAAACTTAAACAACCTCAATGacattcatttaaaaatatattaggcAGCATTAATCTCATATTAAAAACCACAGAAAGTGTTTTGTCTTTAAAATTGATACATCAATACgtatatttatatactgtaagtaCATGGTTTTATAACATACTGAGGTTAATTAATTTTGAGATCAGCTACTTATACTATATACAGTAATACAATAGTCGTTTTAGTATTTATACCAAGTTATTTTTATTCAAGGCAATATCATACTATTTCATGATTTcgattttctgaaaaatgttgttaatGTAATGTTATACAATCTCTTATTTGCTTAGTATTATTCATTCAGAGTTCATgggtaaaattaaattttattcaagcaTTCTAATTGCCACTATGTCAAATTTAAGCTATTGAACCTAAAATAAacgttgaaaatttaatttcactaataaaaataaactactttcttaaataggtatttaatgttagttatttttgtttgtttaaattATTCTGGCATACGAATATTCAGTAAAAAACTACTTTTAAATGATATCtgtgttttcttaattcataacACATTCAGATAatcttacattattattaaatactggaCTTAAGAAATTTGTAAAGCCCAAGTGTAAATACGGTACCAATTTTATTGTCAAGTACTAAATGTAAagcattattttctttataattgaAATTACCGTGGCCACAAATGTTATATCTTGCACCAAATATGTCTTAGAAAGTATTCTCATTATTATCTGGGTCTTAATGAACACAAGATTCAAATAAAGTCGACCCTCTGTACCCGTGGGTTCTTCAATGGGGGATTCAACCAACTGCggattgaaaatatatatatgtaggccaatgtatgtttagtcagcagtccaaaagtaaattaaaatgaaatttgaatttgccacGCTGAATCCACGAAAATGAATTTGTGTATAAATATTCGTAACCTGGTTTTTCTGACGTTAGATGAACCTTCTGTCGGAAGGTTCAAGTTAGCATGATGTCTCCGGACACCCAATGTCTCATCACTTACCTCCAGTGTTCACTCACCTCACCGAAAAATTATAGACACTACACTACAAGTACTTACACCAAACATACAGTGGACAATATTGGTGATCCTGGTGGTATGCAAATACTACGCCATTTAATATACGGAACTTGAGCATCTGTGGATGTTGGAAGGGGAGGGGGGGGGGTCCTGGAACATATCCCCTGCGGATACTGAGGGATGATTGTGCTGTCGTCATTTTTTATGTAATGTTCACTCTGTTTTCCTAcgaatccatgtattgtgggttcaAATTTGATCAAAGTAATAATGAACTGGCATGAATTGGAATTACTCCTTCAaggaaatttaaatacatttcccaAAATGATTATAATGGATTACAGTCAATTGTGAATTGTAATAAAATGTGTCGTCTTACAACTTGTCTTGTGCCTTTCCAGTCCACTGTGTGAGGTTATCTGTTGAAAACTTTGTTAAGTAATGAGTCACATTATTTTCATAACCTGCTTTGGAGCAATACATCCCAATGTTAAATTGTCTTACGTAGGTACTAAATTGTCTgatgttataaacaaaaatagtatttaattcataaatatattatcTAAATTTAAACGAAAGTGAACACAAATTGTAATCTAGACTGTAAAACACACTTCTCAATATAGTTATTTCTACCAGTACCGgtactttgaaaatattattttcaaatttgaaagatATTGTGACTATATTGTTATTTTTCAGTTGGAGCATTTCACGTCATCCATTAAGAAAAATTCTAGTTCAGAACTGGACCTAAGGCATTAGGTAAAAAAAATCCAAAGCATGGTTTTCTCTGGTCGAGAATTCTAAGTTTGTGACAAGTAAAAGAATCTTATAACAATCAACAAACTGAATTCgaaagcaaaatttaaaaaatgatcttcTATCGaccatttacaattttattattttctactttCAGATGCTCGTATTAGTCCCTACttaatagcatttaaaaataggaaTGATGTGGAAATGTCTCATCATCCTCGTATACTAGCACATCATGGGTGTTAATGAATTCCAacttacaaattttattccatttcagAAATGGAGTTCTCTTCTATAAATCTCTTTGTTTGCCCTTACCTGGAGTCAGTGACGGTTCGTGCCTAAATGACAAAGGGTTCGctacttttataatattacatagttttccaacaatttaaacaaattctcatttcttaaaaatttaaaaaaatattacagttctttaaagtagataattaattaccttaaaatgagcctgatgatgatgatgatgatgatgatgatgatgatgatgatgatgatgatgatgatgatgatgatgatgatgatgatgatgatgatgatgatgatgatcagttaTCTTTGAAGGAACATAGCGATTTTTCCGTATGTTATCATTCTGTttttcaatattctgcctgaaagctgagctaagctgttgcctaatttctgttcttccaaggactgataaatctaggcaagcattcttatgagcaatagattcctcatgcttcttaattttctttGTCAAATAGCTTCAATCTGACACACCAGTGCATGTCCAGCTCGTATCTTTACCATTAGCAAATAGCAGGGatgggaaacaaaataatttcggaatatgtatgataagactttcttgtgttaaattctaacgtaccttgtttacatgtttcgaccttttatagGTCATCCTCAgaattggtcgttgttggtcttggcacctcttgttttgtttcctgtgaggtgtgttcgtgtggtataatgtaaagtcaaagagtatgtgtgttctgaaattgtgttgtgtgttgagaatttcgttgggatgtgttttcgtgtgtctgtatatttcatattgttctagtgtgtttatacagacacacgaaaacacaccccaacgaaattctcaacacacaactcaatttcagaacacacacactctttgact
It encodes:
- the LOC138703205 gene encoding serine-rich adhesin for platelets, with amino-acid sequence MFGIKFRSWMETHIVRPRKKQQQQRCKEGNVSKSKSSGKVVPERPLLDSAGNSPTSPLIAKKDEPQKNQHVLRCGLIYSEEIQHTAGGVSTCSKAMETIALPSNHHHHHHHHHHHGYMGNNLSSPESAYSTGYSTDGTSPGASFPPEYYINIRTGTHYFHSSTTTPTAPCSLVPVGHDPHLNLPHRHLVSAHGREEASKSRSSRDVRNGCVVEVEILNPREGFDGRHITHTSTPKVLPAPEPASRSQASHSHSHRRTESCDESRRYPAAIRTSFAQLDDATSITPPPSAGPGTSLTVNPITNSIINPTSSPQSVAQLTASPRQRNRIRTNPWLPSSTPSNSSAISTNSSTSSSNNAANFKTRAVPEIGESSTNISSCSSGTGCKHTQTMQGESSSSYGSGSDVTLPRKQPLQQQTMAKDGEHISEENVRSSPHLRGWCHTPPGDSNASGSNSSCKHHRGSVCSSSSSSSSSHTANNYSHSNTSDMSDDDLTLNEMLGKYDESYIYEKETDILSDSDPTDCEEDYGETDFDTGQDGGDEREPQEDEELDFIDNGSYLELNPLDLDDGTDKSSSSAKGLVNKGHCTYHMPHSGTEFVRKSTTRFRESFLRRSSARRHGVKDENVSRSPGPSSRRASVRRFNNEEGLNRRVSRDGSRHRRHHEPSSNSGTAANNTGPLNHTLAGNSSSRSSSEKRKIRCSLRRNCNVRGVPNKNVPPPVVNNNGITFNSKEKISIVEAENAGVYNLNRILMQKMLLHVNGSGSRSAGNTPVSLRKKIINDDTRRKVLSPSRLKPRIEDNRLKWDIDKNQNTNDVQTSPMRENVIKKRSYSISCGTRSEEFRKGIPTSTYLTTFSSEIALIEADKEADRKYKELILEAEHILVSMKENSSEKCFNFIVPPPPQEFNSKESNDNCVNENGNTVTGTKDVDGDTTELSCENRNNVIKPAIMNKTFNSPKRVLDENRRTSRREKEQNVNRTNSPSKRIVTEGKRSCEFNRRGRLKTPEGLIHASSSSSTDSDGSITPKKSPTLPPTVPVQTAQQRPPLVTFRSIDLGNELGGSGYCPQSEPVKRKVYTCSSTFDRLQKSLEKSHHQASLRLKAEREDRNDDKGRTEGDSRRDSLKEKLERLRRERLEVEAKVREAQEEERQRLDDKAQCQRQLSLFRRQMLVHTIEGLKRSLEDQSAKLQETYNQQEQQQSSEEEDICRTHSTSSSSSNKECQTQNQNSAE